The Corvus hawaiiensis isolate bCorHaw1 chromosome 10, bCorHaw1.pri.cur, whole genome shotgun sequence genome includes a window with the following:
- the P2RY14 gene encoding P2Y purinoceptor 14, which yields MFNSSTNSSGHNCSHSTVITTTVIPLLYCFIFLAGLSLNAVAAWVFLYVSSTKSFIVYLKNIAVADLLMSLTFPFKILADSEIAPPELNLFVCRYSAVVFYMNMYTGITFFGLIGFDRYYKIVKPLFTSFVHTVNYSKVVSIIIWLLLMIMSFPNMILTNEITKDNYSRKCIGLKSELGRQWHKATTYICTGIFWVVFFLLIIFYTSISKKIYSSYKKFRRNSEVAKRKTSRNIFTIMFVFVVCFVPYHLCRTPYTLSQTSSQFTCQSQKLLYYAKEFTLVLSAANVCLDPIIYFFLCLPFREKLYQKLHLKLKASSEVEISKSRRSNTLRESINIV from the coding sequence ATGTTCAACTCCAGCACCAACTCCTCGGGACACAACTGCAGCCACAGCACGGTGATAACTACAACAGTCATTCCACTGCTCTACTGCTTCATCTTCCTCGCAGGGCTCTCGCTCAATGCCGTGGCAGCCTGGGTCTTCCTCTACGTTTCCAGCACCAAGAGTTTTATTGTCTACCTCAAAAACATCGCTGTGGCTGATCTCCTCATGAGCCTgacatttcctttcaaaatcCTTGCCGATTCAGAAATTGCTCCTCCAGAGCTCAACCTGTTCGTGTGCAGATACTCCGCGGTTGTGTTCTACATGAACATGTACACTGGGATCACCTTTTTTGGCCTCATAGGGTTTGACAGATACTACAAAATCGTAAAGCCTTTGTTCACCTCTTTTGTTCACACAGTTAACTACAGCAAGGTGGTCTCTATAATCATATGGCTATTATTAATGATTATGTCATTTCCAAATATGATTTTAACTAATGAAATCACTAAAGACAATTACTCCAGAAAATGTATAGGTCTTAAAAGTGAGCTTGGCAGACAGTGGCACAAAGCAACAACTTATATTTGCACAGGGAttttctgggttgttttttttctgctaatcATATTTTACACTTCTATATCCAAAAAAATATACAGTTCTTACAAAAAATTCCGGAGGAACTCAGAGGTGGCCAAGAGAAAAACCAGCCGGAACATATTCACCATCATGTTTGTGTTTGTCGTTTGCTTTGTGCCTTACCACCTCTGCAGGACCCCATACACCCTGAGCCAGACCAGCTCCCAGTTCACCTGCCAGTCCCAAAAATTGCTGTACTATGCCAAGGAGTTCACTCTGGTGCTGTCTGCTGCAAATGTCTGCCTCGACcccattatttattttttcctctgcctccCCTTTAGAGAAAAGCTGTATCAAAAACTGCATCTCAAACTTAAAGCTTCGAGTGAGGTTGAAATTTCCAAATCCAGAAGATCAAATACACTTCGGGAAAGTATAAACATCGTGTAG
- the GPR171 gene encoding probable G-protein coupled receptor 171, with amino-acid sequence MSSNISECHLYEEMEPFTYFYYLVFLTGIIGSCFALWAFTQKDKKQKCMSIYLINLLTADFLLTLTLPVKITVDLGIASWNLRIFHCQVTACFIYLNMYLSIIFLGFVSMDRCLQLMHSSKIYRIQEPGFAKTLSAVVWIMVLLITVPNMAIPIKHIEERPGIGCIDFKTKFGRDWHVFTNFICTAIFLNFSAVILISNFLIVRQLYRHKYSESYSRVKKALTHILLVTAGYLLCFVPYHAVRIPYTLSQSNTITSCPLKRALFKAKESTLLFAVSNLCFDPILYYHLSKSFRLKFTETFAAPKETKALTDAEVQHSSEQQMCSPDCKAHEPTCSTNSCWVTADVGTTADNAPEES; translated from the coding sequence ATGTCAAGCAACATTTCTGAATGTCATCTCTATGAAGAAATGGAACCTTTTACCTATTTTTACTACTTGGTTTTTCTTACGGGAATTATTGGAAGCTGTTTTGCACTGTGGGCATTCACGCAGAAAGATAAGAAACAGAAGTGTATGAGCATCTACTTAATCAATCTCCTCACTGCAGATTTCTTGTTGACTTTGACATTGCCCGTGAAGATTACTGTGGACCTAGGAATTGCGTCCTGGAATCTGAGAATATTCCACTGCCAAGTCACGGCCTGCTTCATCTACCTGAACATGTATTTATCAATCATATTTTTGGGATTTGTGAGCATGGATCGCTGCCTCCAGCTGATGCACAGCTCTAAGATCTACCGCATTCAGGAGCCTGGGTTTGCCAAGACGTTGTCTGCAGTCGTATGGATCATGGTTCTCCTCATAACTGTACCTAACATGGCTATTCCCATAAAACACATTGAAGAAAGACCTGGCATAGGCTGCAttgatttcaaaacaaaatttggGAGAGACTGGCATGTGTTCACTAATTTCATCTGCACAGCAATATTCCTGAATTTCTCGGCTGTGATACTGATTTCCAATTTTCTCATTGTTAGACAGCTCTACCGCCACAAGTACAGTGAGAGTTACAGCAGAGTGAAGAAGGCGCTGACCCACATCCTGCTGGTGACGGCCGGGTACCTGCTCTGCTTCGTGCCCTACCACGCCGTGCGCATCCCCTACACGCTGAGCCAGAGCAACACCATAACCAGCTGCCCCCTCAAACGGGCTCTCTTCAAAGCCAAGGAGTCTACCTTGCTGTTTGCAGTCTCAAACCTCTGCTTTGACCCCATTCTCTATTACCACCTTTCCAAATCGTTCAGACTGAAATTCACGGAGACGTTTGCAGCCCCCAAGGAGACAAAGGCCCTCACGGACGCggaggtgcagcacagcagcgaACAGCAGATGTGCAGCCCTGACTGCAAAGCACACGAGCCCACCTGCAGCACCAACAGCTGCTGGGTGACTGCAGACGTGGGCACCACAGCCGACAACGCTCCTGAAGAGTCGTGA
- the GPR87 gene encoding G-protein coupled receptor 87, with amino-acid sequence MGYNLSYGKLPENRLSPDNSTSPNASSLGNSTHDEFTTIVLPVLYLVIFLASLLLNGLAVWIFFHIRNKTSFIFYLKNIVVADLLMTLTFPFKIIQDSQLGPWHFNSFLCRYTTVLFYANMYTTIVFLGLISIDRYLKVVKPFGDSRMYSITFTKILSACVWVVMAFLALPNLILTNGYPTKRNINDCLKLKSPLGVKWHSAVIYINTCMFVVVLIVLIGCYIAISRYIYKSSKQFISSSSRKRKHNQSIRVVVAVFFTCFLPYHLCRIPFTFSHLDKILDDSAHKILYYCKEMTLFLSACNVCLDPIIYFFMCRSFSRRLFRKSNMRTRSESIRSLQSVRRSEVRIYHEYTDV; translated from the exons ATGGGGTACAATTTGTCCTATGGAAAACTGCCAG AGAATCGCCTCAGCCCAGACAACAGCACCTCACCCAACGCCAGCTCCCTCGGGAACTCTACACATGATGAGTTCACCACCATCGTCCTGCCCGTGCTTTACCTCGTCATCTTCCTGGCCAGCCTCCTGCTGAACGGCCTAGCAGTGTGGATCTTCTTCCAcatcagaaacaaaaccagttttataTTTTACCTCAAGAACATTGTGGTTGCAGACCTGCTCATGACACTGACGTTCCCGTTCAAGATCATCCAGGACTCGCAGCTGGGACCGTGGCACTTCAACTCCTTCCTGTGCCGCTACACCACGGTCCTGTTCTACGCCAACATGTACACGACCATCGTGTTCCTCGGGCTCATCAGCATTGACCGCTACCTGAAGGTGGTGAAGCCCTTTGGAGACTCCAGAATGTACAGCATCACCTTCACCAAGATCCTGTCAGCCTGCGTGTGGGTGGTGATGGCGTTCCTGGCGCTGCCAAACCTGATCCTCACCAACGGTTACCCCACCAAGAGAAACATCAACGACTGCCTAAAGCTGAAGTCTCCCCTGGGAGTCAAGTGGCACTCGGCTGTCATCTACATCAACACCTGCATGTTTGTAGTGGTGCTGATAGTCTTAATAGGGTGTTACATTGCCATATCCAGGTACATCTATAAATCAAGCAAACAGTTCATTAGCTCATCCAGCCGAAAGAGGAAGCACAACCAGAGTATAAGGGTTGTTGTGGCTGTGTTTTTCACCTGCTTTTTGCCCTACCATTTGTGCCGAATACCCTTTACTTTTAGTCATCTGGACAAAATTTTAGATGACTCTGCACATAAAATCTTGTATTATTGTAAGGAAATGACACTGTTCCTGTCCGCATGCAATGTCTGTCTGGATCcaatcatttattttttcatgtgtcGATCATTCTCACGAAGGCTGTTCAGGAAATCCAACATGAGAACCAGAAGCGAGAGCATCAGGTCCCTCCAGAGCGTCAGGAGATCAGAGGTGCGCATCTACCACGAGTACACCGATGTCTGA